GCCGTCATGGTTGTGATCTTGCTCGCTATGGGGCGTCAACTTTGGTGTTCCTGCGGAACGATGGCGCCATGGTCGTGGCAAATCTATTCCGAACATAACTCCCAACACCTGATCGATCCCTACTCGTTTACGCATGTCCTTCATGGGGTCGTTTTCTTCGCCGTTCTGTGGCCCCTACGAAATCGTTCGATCCGCGTTGGCAACCAGAGCCTGGCCGTGACGGCGGGTTTCCGACTATGCATCGCGCTAACTGTCGAAGCTGCTTGGGAGGTGCTGGAGAACACCTCAATGGTGATCGAGCGATACCGAGCGACAACGATTTCACTGGACTACTACGGGGATTCCGTCGCCAACAGCATGTCCGATCTCGCCGCTTGTGCGCTCGGATATTGGTTCGCCAGCCGTGTCCGCTGGCAGGCCTCGCTGATCTTGTTTGTGACCGTCGAAACGGCGTTGCTGATTACCATTCGTGACTCACTAGTCCTGAATGTGATCATGCTGGTCTGGCCGATCGACGCGATTTTGCACTGGCAAAGTGGCTAGCAGAACGCCAATTCAGCGTTGGCGATCACGGTGCAGTCGTCCCAATTTCTGAATTTTAAAATTGGATGTAACAGTTTGCTTGGTAGGACGCTTTGCTGGATGTACCCGGCACAACACGGCCGCAAAAATTCCAACCATCCGCTGACACTCGTCGGAAGTCCAATGAACCGTTCCAAAAGCATCAAGTCGCTAATCGCTCTCGCAATCACCGCTTTCGTCGTAACCGCTGCCGCACCGGCTGAAGCGGGTAACGGTTGGGGTTGGGCCAAGCCGATGAATAAACGAATGGGTGCGTTCTACACCAGCAACAAGAATGCGAACTTCCAACACCATTCACAGCAGCGAACTTACAACAACTACAACTACCAGCACCAAAAATCGTACCACTACACTAAACCAGTCACCAAAACCAACGTCGCACCGATTCAAGTTGTGACCCCAACGCACCATCAGTTCCATCACAATGGTCATCCCATGACAAAGTCAGTTTTGACGAATGGTGGATTTGGATATCACAACCAAATGGGCTACCACAACCAAGTGCAACATCACAAGACAAACCAGCACTTTGTTCCGTCCAAGAACATCGTGGTTCCCAATCATCATCTGTCGCAACCGATCGCCAACGGCTACTGGCAGTAAAATAGAACTGCTCCGAGTTTACTGAGCTGAGTGTACTGAGCCGAATTTACTGAGCTGAATCAACTTGGCCAATCGATGCGACATGTATCGATTGGCCAGACTCGTTTCAAAAGTCGATCTTGTTTTTGTGAATCGCCAACAACCTTCCATGGTCCTCAACCGCAAGCGAAAAATCCTGTTTCGCTTCGCGAGTGTTGCGTTGGCAGTTTTGCCTTTCTTGATAGCCGAAGTTTGGCTTCGCTTGGCCACGCCACAAAAAACTGCCGACTTATCATGGGATCCGGTTTTCGATACGTCCGCACAAACGCCGCTTTTCCAGCTTGATGAATCTGGCGAGCAATATCGGATCGATCCATCGCGGATGAACTTCTTTCGCCCCGCGATCTTTCAGGCGAATAAACCGAGTGACCTGCGACGTGTGTTTGTGCTTGGTGGATCGACGGTTCAGGGCCGTCCGTACGAAACGGAAACCGCATTTAGCCAGTGGGCAAAACTTCGTTTGCAGGCCGCCGATCCGACAAAGCAATGGGATGTGGTCAACTGCGGTGGTGTCTCTTACGCCAGCTATCGCGTCGCGTTGATCCTTCAAGAAGTCCTCCAATACCAACCCGATGCGATCGTGCTGTACTGCGGTCACAACGAATTCTTGGAGGAACGTTCCTACCACACACTGAGTGCCAGCCCCTTCGATTCGTTAGCGTCTGGATCGCGATTGGTCGGTGCGATTCGAAATTCGTTTCGTGGTCATGCGAAGCCACAAGAACGACTTTCCAGTGATGCGCAAACCCGATTGGATTTGACCGAGGGGATGAAGCGATACGTTCGTGACGACGCATGGCGTGACGCAGTTCAATCGCACTACCTATCCACGATGCGTCGAATGATCAAAGCTTGCCAAGATGCTCACGTGCCTTTGATCGTTTACATACCGACCTCGGAAATCGTTGTCACACCTCCTTTCAAAACAATGATCGCTAGCGGGATCGACGAGGCCAACTTTCAAAAGCACTGGACCATCGTCACCGACATCCAGCTGCCAGATGACCAAAGGCTACGTGCCTGCGAAGCCTGTCTGAAAATCGATCCCCAGCACGCAGGCGTCCATTTCATCGCCGGAACACTACACTGGAAACGCCAGCGTTCTGAACAGGCCCGCCGACACTTCACCGCCGCGAGGGATCATGACGTTTGCCCGCTGCGAGCGACGACCGAAATGATCGAAGGACTTCAGCAGCTGCTTAGTGAACTGCAAGTTAATTCGATCGACTGCCCGCAGCTATTTGACCAAGTGGATTCCCAGCGAAGGCCACTTCCAGATGGGATTCCGGACCCCGATCGCTTTGCCGATCACATTCATCCGACGATCGCTGGGCATCAGATGCTTGGGGTGTCCCTTGCTGAAGAACTTTCGGAACTGTTCCGACTGAATGCGGATCCGCAGATTGAATCTCGATATCAACAACTGATCCACGAGCACCTGCAATCGCTTGATGAGACCTACTACGGCCGGGCAAAGCAACGATTGGAAGGCTTAAAGAACTGGGCCGCCGGTCGTGCTGGCAAATTGGCCCTTTGACAAGCTAGGCGTCTACTCCATTAGGGGTTTGGTCCACTAGGAGTCGGTGCAACCGGTTCACTGGATTCATCCAACAATGACTTTGCACGAACGAGAGCCTCTTCGGCCCATGGTTGGCCTTCGTATAGGGTCAGAATGCCTTCGAGCAATCGTCGCCGCTCGTCCGTCGGCAGACCTTTGGCTTCTTCGATACGGCCCAGCAATTCCGTTAGCTTAGGATCCTGTGTGACCGATCTGGATTCTTCCATGGCAGCCTCCATTCGTTCGATTTCGAAAGCGGCAAGCTGCCCCAGTTCACGCTGTTCGTCGTCTTCGGCCATTGTCGAATCATTAAAGACATCGATCCACTGCTGAAGCATTGCCTTCGCCGCGGCAGGATCCGAATCGCGCAAGTCCATCGCTTTGAGAAACTCGGTTTCAAACAATGGCCCATCGTCGGTACGAAGCTTTGCCCGCAACCGTAAACGCCGAATCGCAGCTTCAACCTGGTAGACCATCAACCGATCACGAAAGAAGTCTGCCTGTGCGTGATCAGGATATAGCTTGACGAAACGTTCGAGTGCGGATTTCTGTTCGACAGAATCACTCTCGGAAAGCGACTCAATCTCCGCGATCAAATC
This is a stretch of genomic DNA from Stieleria sp. JC731. It encodes these proteins:
- a CDS encoding DUF2585 family protein, translated to MTEKSTGESTHPNHQSSPTSTRSTTFLAASSIAAVMVVILLAMGRQLWCSCGTMAPWSWQIYSEHNSQHLIDPYSFTHVLHGVVFFAVLWPLRNRSIRVGNQSLAVTAGFRLCIALTVEAAWEVLENTSMVIERYRATTISLDYYGDSVANSMSDLAACALGYWFASRVRWQASLILFVTVETALLITIRDSLVLNVIMLVWPIDAILHWQSG